TCTGAGCAGCGTTGGATCAGCTGTCCAGCATCGTGTTCTGTGTTCACCTATGTGGGGCTCTCTCCCAGGAGTGTGCCTCTTGACCCCCGCTCAACCTCTCCTCTCCTGCCTTTCCTGTCTAGGATGTGGTACGGAAGGTGGAGAGCACCAAGACAGACAGCCGGGACAAGCCACTGAAGGATGTCATCATTGTCGACTCCGGCAAGATCGAAGTGGAGAAACCCTTCGCCATTGCCAAGGAGTAGAGAGCCTGGGGGACCTCATCCCTCTAAGCAGCTGTCTGTGTGGGTCCTGTCAATCCCCACACAGACGAAGGTAGCCAGTCACAAGGTTCTGTGCCACCCTGGCCCTAGTGCTTCCATCTGATGGGGTGACCACACCCCTCACATTCCACAGGCCTGATTTTTATAAAAAACTACCAATGCTGATCAAtaaagtgggttttttttataGCTTGGGTGTGGGCTGTGTTTGGGGGTGTATATAACACCTGTCCTgagtgtgtgtccctgtgtgggACTCTTCTGTGCTGATGGACGCATGCTCCTCCCCCGGGTTCCTGCCTTAGCCTGTACTAgtgcaacccacccactcaccaggCAGAGACTTTCTAGCTAGCTCCTGTGCCTCATCTTAAGCTTACACCTGTCAGGCTGGGCTAGAAAATACACCTGACTCTTCTCAGCCTACCTCTGAAATTACCTCACACCTTTCTCTTTATCTTGACTTCGCCACGACCCCTGGGCTTTTAAGAGTCTTGAGTTCTACCAGCTACAGCTGTCAGTGCAAACCAGGCTCAGAGCTTTGAGTGGGGATGGGCACATCTGAGCCTCAGCCAGTTACACCTGAGTCTAGTCCAAGGGAAGACCCATTTTCCTGAGACTGAGGCACATAGCTGTCCTGAAAGGTGGCCCAATGCCTGGGCTAGTCAGGGCACTAGTGATGGAGCAGGATGACAGTTAGCCTCTGGCTGGGCTGGTACCGGGCTGGTGCTGAAGCCATAAAGACCCTGGAGCACGCCGTCCACCACCACTTCTGGGAGAGGTTCTGTGGGGGAGACAGTGAAGGAGAAGGAGCTAGCAGGTGATACGCTTGGCCTTGAGCTTGCAGCACTCTGAGCTGCCCACAGGCTCAGCCGTCTACCCAGAATGAGGCGCCAGTGGCTTTCTCTCTTCCACATCTATTCATACTAGCTTTGGAAGACAGGCCCCAGGGGAACAGAGACCTGGTGAGCCAACTGTATTACACTAGCTTCTACTAGTCACAAAGCAAGCTGCCAGTTACAGGAGCAGCAGGTGGTAACCccagaggacaggagggaggtGCTGATGGGAACTCACCTGGGGAAGGGGTGCAAACGTAGGGATCCATACAGAAGCCAATGACCGGCCGGTGGTGCAGCTGGGAGCTGTGTGAGAGAGGAGTTGTGAACAGTGAGAGTGGAGAGGTGGCGACGCAAAGGCTCATGGGATGGTCACTGAGGACCAAAATCCATCCCCAGGGACccacagaggaaaaggaagagactgGCTAACAGGCTGCTGGCCTGCCTCCTAGCACACAACCACCAGGGGTCAGCAGGCCTTTAGGGCAGGACTTTGACTTGCCTGGTGTCACTAGGCAGGAATTCCCCCAGGGTgctgaaaagaagagaaacactaaGTTGCTTGAGGATACCCAGGGGGATGGTGAGGAGGGGGTGGAGACACTATAGCCCAGGAGACTCTTGCTTCTATTTTGTAACAAGCCCAGTTCCGGAGGTGGAGGCAAGGCAGTTAGAGTAACCAAAGCTGTCCACCAAAAAGCAGCCCCTGTTCCAAGTCAGGAAAGGTGATGAGGGAAGCGGTGTATCAGAACCAGGCCAGGGCCCAGTCcgttcaaaaaggaaaaaagcttATCCTAAAGGTTCCCTTTGCGGCCGAGGGCCTTGCCACGTGAGCAGGGTTATCCTTACCTCCAGCTGCTGGTCTTGGAGTCTGTAGGGAAATGTCTAAGTCTCAAGAATTCCAGTAACTCCTTGGGCACATCCTGATTCAGGTACAGGATGCCCTAgagaagaaggcagagaaagTCTGCAATCAGATAAGATCCAGCTACTAATTGCACAACCCATTACAACAATTTTGAGGACATTTGTTCCAAAATAATGAAGACTTTCAAGGCAGTAGAAATAAGTATTAGCCCAAACTCAGGGTCATCCTAAGGAATGAACCGCAAAGACTAGCACCACAAAGTGGGCAGGCTAGTCAAATAACTATCACTGTTAGAGGAAGGAGTCCACACACACCTCatgaagaaaatacaggaaaacacccTAAGGGTGAAGAATCTACTCATTGGATTATTCAAAACTTTCAATAACCCAGATAGAAAAGTTCGTACTCATTTGGATAAAGAGCCTGAGATACTGAATAACAACCCCAAGTTGTGGGACCCAACACACTCC
This portion of the Mus musculus strain C57BL/6J chromosome 9, GRCm38.p6 C57BL/6J genome encodes:
- the Snx22 gene encoding sorting nexin-22 isoform 2 (isoform 2 is encoded by transcript variant 2) yields the protein MLEVHIPSVGPEAEGPRQSPEKGHMVFQVEVLYSGRRHTVPRRYSEFHALHKRIKKRYKVPDFPSKRLPNWRTRGLEQRRQGLETYIQGILYLNQDVPKELLEFLRLRHFPTDSKTSSWSSQLHHRPVIGFCMDPYVCTPSPEPLPEVVVDGVLQGLYGFSTSPVPAQPEANCHPAPSLVP
- the Snx22 gene encoding sorting nexin-22 isoform 3 (isoform 3 is encoded by transcript variant 3); the encoded protein is MLEVHIPSVGPEAEGPRQSPEKGHMVFQVEVLYSGRRHTVPRRYSEFHALHKRGILYLNQDVPKELLEFLRLRHFPTDSKTSSWSSQLHHRPVIGFCMDPYVCTPSPEPLPEVVVDGVLQGLYGFSTSPVPAQPEANCHPAPSLVP
- the Snx22 gene encoding sorting nexin-22 isoform 1 (isoform 1 is encoded by transcript variant 1), translating into MLEVHIPSVGPEAEGPRQSPEKGHMVFQVEVLYSGRRHTVPRRYSEFHALHKRIKKRYKVPDFPSKRLPNWRTRGLEQRRQGLETYIQGILYLNQDVPKELLEFLRLRHFPTDSKTSSWSTLGEFLPSDTSSQLHHRPVIGFCMDPYVCTPSPEPLPEVVVDGVLQGLYGFSTSPVPAQPEANCHPAPSLVP